In the Cydia fagiglandana chromosome 5, ilCydFagi1.1, whole genome shotgun sequence genome, one interval contains:
- the LOC134664358 gene encoding cytosolic carboxypeptidase-like protein 5, with the protein MDHNNIIECGGFYFIHNFDSGNLGHVERVPTELIAPTVNPKTSIAETPDYEFNMWTRPDCAGTEFENGNRTWFYFGIQAREPLVTVRLNLINLNKQGKMYNQGMAPVTRTLPGKPQWERIKDRPVHSMDDNTFTLSFKYRTSDNLKATTFFAFTYPFSFAELQIALNSIDLKMLPALSPQSPDDIYYCRECVIYSLEGRRVDLLTISSRHGITAEREERLKHLFPENKPRAFRFQNKKVIFISARVHPGETPSSFVFNGFLNLLLTRHDPVAIQLRKLYVFKMIPFLNPDGVARGHYRTDTRGVNLNRVYLNPSLLYHPTVYASRALIRYYHFGCEKEDTFDDVRSIASRSIQNISESVEILETKKKKSPPYKSKPIANKSSSTLKARQSTTDTKCGERSNEASLLIDQVIDSKKGSQLKGQPVPDNKSSNTLKRPSTSDDSEQNVKAPSSGEENLSDQVCDMKLREMTSQTIETHSPRPSNNPSLLNDETLRSCLGSEVHLSNSDELNIQGNNPLLPLRDTLKNSISLLMGTASVSETRKEGSTVRMGWCNDCRRAVNRLQESIPGLAGTVAGYNTAVSRNSSPCRSIAEYREVQKQQYEEQKTSERKLQDVEQAATDDTIYFCTNCFKRYVITQDNEEIKLVSGVSTVSVAVAAGDGDSGHARQPSAKRKPKLRLLPPPTPPPKEEKSKSPAPAARSRKKAPPPPKPKEPESGLFLYIDLHGHASKKGIFMYGNHFEDSEASVECMLLPRIMSLNNMHFHFSSCNFTERNMYLKDRRDGMSREGSGRVAVLKATGLVRSYTLECNYNTGRLVNVLPPPVRDAPAPPNAQPLPPKYTPHIFEEYSPFELIRLRSRNLENSEDIDPWQVGRSLGASILDLTGHHPNSRVPCSEHRTLASVRDWLRAHTRTARPTLTMSRLRPKTSSPTRAPLYARSKAKVSDAERKENTYAGAKADEHRTPPARSVHDLAAAASRYREPDPKPKALGKRRNVLAVRKPNSSKTQLAKQKPARRSADDGSPRPSILSTKIGAKRSSNRSLRPNRCRAMASSSSEEISGWEEAGETLSTLSRAESLSGKRRPPAFAAPQHLKKLRLKTAL; encoded by the exons atggATCACAACAATATAATTGAGTGTGGtggattttattttatacacaaTTTTGACTCTGGAAATCTCGGTCATGTGGAGCGAGTGCCTACGGAGCTTATTG CTCCAACCGTTAACCCAAAAACAAGTATAGCTGAAACCCCGGACTATGAGTTCAACATGTGGACTCGGCCAGATTGTGCCGGCACTGAGTTTGAGAATGGCAACCGCACCTGGTTTTACTTTGGCATCCAAGCCAGAGAGCCCCTTGTTACC GTGCGGCTGAATCTAATAAACCTGAACAAGCAGGGCAAGATGTATAACCAGGGCATGGCGCCAGTCACACGGACACTGCCCGGGAAACCACAGTGGGAAAGGATAAAAGACCGGCCAGTACATTCT ATGGACGACAACACATTCACGCTAAGCTTCAAGTACCGAACGTCAGACAACCTGAAGGCGACGACGTTCTTCGCGTTCACCTACCCGTTCTCGTTCGCGGAGCTACAAATAGCCCTCAACTCTATAGACCTCAAGATGCTGCCCGCGCTGTCCCCGCAGTCTCCGGACGATATATACTACTGTAGGGAATGCGTTATATACTCGCTGGAAG GGAGACGAGTGGACTTGTTAACAATAAGTTCCCGCCACGGCATCACGGCGGAGCGCGAGGAGAGACTCAAACACCTGTTCCCCGAGAACAAACCTAGGGCGTTCAGGTTCCAGAACAAGAAG GTAATCTTCATATCAGCGCGCGTGCACCCCGGCGAGACCCCCTCAAGCTTCGTATTCAACGGCTTTCTCAATCTTCTACTGACGCGCCACGACCCCGTCGCCATACAACTGCGCAAGCTATATGTGTTCAAGATGATACCGTTCCTCAACCCCGACGGGGTCGCTAGGGGGCACTACAGGACGGACACTAGGGGGGTCAATTTGAACAGGGTCTATTTGAACCCCTCGCTGCTGTACCATCCGACGGTTTACGCGTCCAGAGCTTTGATTAG GTACTATCATTTTGGCTGTGAAAAAGAAGATACGTTCGACGACGTTAGAAGCATAGCGTCTCGCAGCATACAGAACATCAGTGAAAGTGTCGAG ATACTCGAAACGAAGAAGAAAAAGAGCCCTCCGTACAAGTCGAAGCCGATCGCCAACAAGTCGTCGAGTACGCTGAAAGCGCGGCAGTCCACCACCGACACGAAATGCGGAGAGCGGTCCAATGAGGCCTCGTTGTTGATCGATCAG GTAATAGATTCGAAAAAGGGTTCTCAGTTGAAAGGGCAGCCCGTGCCGGATAACAAGTCTTCCAACACGCTGAAGCGGCCTTCTACGAGCGATGACTCCGAGCAAAACGTCAAGGCACCGAGCTCTGGAGAGGAAAACTTAAGCGATCAG GTGTGCGACATGAAACTCCGAGAGATGACGTCACAGACGATTGAAACGCACTCACCTCGTCCCTCTAACAATCCCTCGCTGCTGAATGACGAGACGCTCAG ATCGTGCCTGGGCTCCGAAGTGCACCTGAGCAATAGCGACGAGCTCAACATCCAGGGCAATAACCCGCTGCTCCCGCTGCGTGACACGCTCAAAAACAGCATCAGCCTGCTCATGGGCACGGCATCTGTCTC TGAAACGCGCAAAGAAGGCTCAACCGTGCGCATGGGCTGGTGCAACGACTGCCGACGCGCTGTTAACAGACTGCAGGAGAGCATCCCCGGCCTCGCGGGCACTGTGGCTGGCTACAACACCGCCGTG TCCCGAAATAGCAGCCCTTGCCGCTCCATTGCAGAATACCGAGAAGTTCAGAAACAGCAATATGAAGAGCAGAAGACATCGGAGAGAAAG ctTCAAGACGTAGAGCAGGCAGCAACGGACGATACCATATACTTCTGTACAAACTGCTTCAAGCGTTACGTCATCACACAAGATAATGAGGAAATT AAATTAGTGTCCGGTGTGTCGACGGTGAGCGTGGCCGTGGCGGCCGGCGACGGCGACAGCGGACACGCGCGGCAACCGAGCGCCAAGCGCAAACCCAAG CTGCGGTTACTGCCGCCACCAACGCCACCCCCTAAAGAAGAGAAGAGCAAGTCGCCGGCGCCCGCGGCGCGGAGCCGCAAGAAGGCCCCGCCCCCGCCCAAGCCGAAGGAGCCCGAGTCGGGGCTGTTCCTGTACATAGATCTGCACGGACACGCCTCTAAGAAAG GTATCTTCATGTACGGGAACCACTTCGAGGACTCTGAAGCCTCGGTGGAGTGCATGCTGCTTCCTCGGATCATGTCGCTCAACAATATGCACTTCCACTTCTCCTCGTGCAACTTCACGGAGCGAAATATGTACCTTAA GGACCGCCGCGACGGCATGTCGCGCGAGGGCTCCGGGCGCGTGGCGGTGCTGAAGGCGACGGGGCTGGTGCGCTCGTACACGCTGGAGTGCAACTACAACACGGGCCGCCTCGTCAACGTGCTGCCACCGCCCGTGCGcgacgcgcccgcgccgcccaaTGCGCAGCCGCTGCCGCCCAAGTACACGCCGCATATATTCGAGGAG TATTCACCATTCGAGTTG ATAAGGCTCCGCAGTAGGAATCTGGAGAATTCGGAAGATATAGATCCCTGGCAG GTGGGGCGTTCTCTCGGCGCGTCCATCCTGGACCTGACGGGGCACCACCCCAACTCGCGCGTGCCGTGCTCCGAGCACCGCACGCTCGCCTCCGTGCGCGACTGGCTGCGCGCGCACACGCGCACCGCGCGACCCACG CTGACCATGTCGCGGCTGCGGCCGAAGACGTCGTCGCCGACGCGCGCGCCGCTGTACGCGCGCTCCAAGGCCAAGGTGTCGGACGCCGAGCGCAAGGAGAACACCTACGCCGGCGCCAAGGCCGACGAGCACCGCACACCCCCCGCGCGCTCCGTGCACGacctcgccgccgccgcctcgcgCTACCGCGAGCCCGACCCCAAGCCCAAGGCCCTCGGCAAGCGCCGCAACGTGCTCGCGGTGCGTAAACCCAACTCCAGCAAGACCCAGCTCGCCAAGCAGAAGCCCGCGCGCCGCTCCGCCGACGACGGCAGCCCGCGCCCCTCCATCCTGTCCACCAAGATCGGCGCCAAGCGGAGCTCGAACCGCTCCCTCCGCCCCAACCGCTGCCGCGCCATGGCGTCCTCCTCCTCCGAGGAGATCTCCGGCTGGGAGGAGGCGGGCGAGACGCTGTCCACCCTCTCCCGGGCGGAGTCGCTGTCCGGCAAGCGGCGGCCGCCGGCGTTCGCCGCCCCGCAGCACCTGAAGAAGCTGCGCCTCAAGACCGCCTTGTAG